The segment TCACCACCTCTGCCACCTCCTCTGGGTTGGCCTTGGAGTTTTCATTCCCTTCATCTGTGGACACCAGTAGGCTCTGCTCACGGCCCTGCACGTGGCCAAAGATGACAGAGCAGCTCTCCTTGCCGGTGTGGCCAAGGACGCTGGGCGGCCGCTTCAGGCCCCACCAGGTCTTCAGCTTCTTCTTGTAGAACTCCATGGAGGGGAAGGTACAGATGCCCTCGTGCTGCAAGGCAGGGCATGCGCCAGGGCAGGTCACCTATCTGCTGGGGGTCTTGGGGGCCAGGGTGGACACAGGAGGTCGGGGTGTGGGCAGCAACACCTCTGGCATGCCCGGCCTCAGAGCACACCTTGGGCTGGAAGAGGCTGGGACTGGCTTACCATGCGGTACTGAGTGTCCAGCAGGTAGGCGTCCATGTGGTACCTCTCGAAGAGAGACCGATCCAGCCCCAGATTTTGCAGCTGCTCATTCTTGACCACAGGCCGCAGCTGCTTGTGGTCCCCAAGAAGAACCACCTGGAGGGACAGGCAGGCACAGTCCTGACACCTGCCGATGAGGCCCCCAGCTCCGTGGCCGCGGCCACTCCACCACGACCACAAAGCTGCCCTCCCAGGCAAAAGGCCACACCCACTGACACTTgcctggggctcccagctccccGCCCAGCTCACTCACCTTCTCTGCCTTTGAGAAGATCACCAGGGGGATGAGGGTCTCGGGCTCTGTGGCCATGCCTGCCTCATCGATGAGGATCTGCCTGACAGCCAGCTTCTTGAGACTAGCTAAGGCCGCACACGAGCACGTGCACAGGATGACCCTGTGCTGCTCCAGCTCGAACTTCCGCGCCTTCCCCAGGACCTGCTTGTACCTGCCCGGGGACACCATATGGTCATACAGGGACCCCCGCCCCACATATACCTCCACGGCAACGGACAACTCCACGACCCCAACTGCTTACTGGCTGAGGTCGTCCTTGGAAAAGACCTCCCCTCTCTGCAAACGGGCATCGAGCTCCCTGACGTCCCGTGCATAGGGGTTGGAGGGGTGCCGGATCCTGTGGTGCAGGGTGATGCTCCTGGGGTCGGGGGGACATCCATAAAGCCCTGTGTTACCCCTCGCCCAAGACAGGGCCGTGGGCCTTTTGCCTCCACCCATAGACAGACCGCCGACAGACTGCACCTGAGGGCCTGGTTGGGCCTCCCCTCCCGAGGGGTCTTCTTGGGCGGGCCGCTGCTGCCCACACCCGGCACCGGGAATTCGGTGGCCTCGGCCTGCTCGCTATACACTCGCAGCGGCTTCAACTCTGCTCTCCTGCTCAGCAGCAGTCCTGGGGGCAACGGGGCATGAGAGACTGTCCCCGGGGCCAGCACCCCCAGGCAAAGCCCCCACACAGCCAGCCCAGCGCACCTGCCAGGACATCCACCGACTTGTTAGAGGGGCCGCAGTACAAGATGCAGGGGCCCCCCAGCGGCTTCTCCTCACTGGGGGCGCTGCAGGCCTTCACCCGCTCCTCGTTTGACTTGTGAAACCAGAACACAATGTGGAAACCCACCACCGTCTTCCCCGTGCCTGCAGGCAGACAGCACCATGAACAGAGACCCTGGCCGCTGCGCGGGCAGCCCCGGGCACTCCACCCCCGCAGCTCGGGCCCCACCTGGCGGGCCCTGGATCACCGTGAACTGCTTCTGCAGGGCCGCCCTGACAGCCCGGTTCTGGCTGGCGTTCAGCGTGTGGCAGCCTCCAGGGAGGTCGAACGTCTGTTTCTCCAGGAGCCTCCTGTACATCCCTAAGGAAGGGTCAGGCCTGCCTGAGCAGGGGCgcagggcagggcccaggcaggATGAAGGGACATGGTGGGGGGGCGCTGGAGGGTCCCTCGACCTACCTCTGTGGAGGGTCTGCTGGGGAGGAAGACCGCAGGCCGGAGGGATGGGCCGGCCCAGGGCAATGCTGACGACCAGCGGGGACGCACACTTCAACCTACGCACGGCTTCTTCCTTGCGACTGGGGGTGGGTGGCAGTGAAGATGGACCCTGGGACGTCCACAGGACTCCCCCCGGGAGGACACCCAGGGAGTTCtcgccccaccccgcccaccaGCTTCTCCCCGGCTTCTCCCTGTGGGGGCCACTCACATGTCAGGAAGCTGCTTGGGCAGCACCTCAATGGTGAATCGGGTGTCAGGTCTCAGCACCTCTTCTGGAACCTTCTCCATGGCCATGTGCTGGATGAAGAAGTGCATCTGCCTGGGGGTCTCCTGCCGGTCGGCCCAGCCCTCCTTCGGGTCCCAGGGCTCCATCAGCCCATGGGCCACCCATGTGTACGTGTCAGGGTCGATGCCCAGGAGGGGCCCGCAGGGCGGGGCGGCCAGGGGAGGCTGGCCAGGCCCAGCCGGGGGGCACAGCTCCCCTGCAGCGGGCATAGCCGGCAGCCCCTCGAGCCGGATGCAGAGGTAGCAGTGGCCCAAGTTGAGGTCAATGCCGTGCTCACCGAGGAAGGAgggttccaggcagaaggagcccCACAGCTGACCCTGGACCACCTGCTCCGCATCCCAGGATATGCTCACGTGCTGCAGCGTGATGGAGTCACCCTCGGAGACCGCGCTGGTGGCCGACTCCAGGGAGCAGAACGACCCCCACACGCGGGAGTACTCGCCCAGGTCGAGACAGCGGTCCCGTGCCGCGCGGGGCATCTGGGCCAGGAAGCAGGCGCCTGGCCGGTCCACgtgctccaggcagagggtgAGGCCAGGCACCACAGCGCACAGCTGCAGACTCGGTACCAGGAACCCCCGCTGCAGGACGGCACTGAGCTGCACCTGCAGCGTGTCCCCACTGCCCAGCTCCCGGGCCACCTCCACAAAGTGGCCACAGCGGCTCCGCCACACACAGCCCAACTCCAGCGGCTGGGGCTCTGCCGCGCCCTGCTCCCGCACGAGGGCGGCCGCCTCGGGCCACCGCCCCTCCTGCACCAGCTCCAGCAGCTGCTGCCACAGGGCAGCCTCAACCCGCCGGCGGTGTGGGTCCAGCAGGGTGCCGGGCACCAGGGAGGGCCGCCTGTCCGCCTGCACCGAGTAGATTCGGCGCCGCCACCGCAGCCGCAGGCCCGGCCGCCTCACCGGGTCGCTGGGGTGCTCCGCCAGCTGCAGGGAGCGGTAGTGGACAGGGCAGGGGTCAGGCAGGGTCTCGGGGTCGGCTGGGAAGAGCAGCCTGAAGCCGCGGGCGCCTGCCTCCACGCCCACCACGAAGCCCAGCTTGCTCCGCGGCTGGACCTTGAGCTGCGTGGCCAGATGCAGGCTTCGGGCCTGGCGCTGATAGCTCTGGGCACGCCCATGCTGGTGGCTGAATTCCTGGCAGAGCCCGTCGATGTCCCTGGCGGAGTAGGAGGAGCCCCCGTGGCCCAGCACCAGCAGGACCTGCCGCTGCAGCACGACGTCCAGGTACCGGCGAATGGGCGAGGTGGCCCACGTGTACCAGTCCACCTGCAGCGCGTAGTGGCCGGCCGCCTGCCGTGCCCCGTGGCGGGAGCGGCCAAACACCGAGCGGCCCAGCGCCTTGCGGAAGTCGAGGCCCACGGGGGCCAGAGAGGGGTGCATGTCATCCGTGGTGATGAGGTCGGCCAGCCGGTCGCGGTCCCCGGCGCAGGCTGCGCACTGCAGGAGCCTCCACAGGGAGCCCAGGAGGTGGACCTGTGTGCCGGGGGGGCCGCGGCCCCGCAGGTGGTGCCGCAGGTGCAGTGACAGGGCCACCAGCTCTTGGTGCTTCTCACGCAAGGCCCCGAGCTGGTGCTCGCTGGGCGCGGGCTGCCACCGCAGCGGCGTGACGGTCTGCGTGCGCTCGCTGCTCACCAGGAGCTCGGCCACCAGGCTGTTGAACTGGATCATGTACTCTTTGACCATGACGTGGGCCGCGCGGAAGCCCAGCGCACAGTCCTCACTGGGCTGCTCGTAGTGGCAGTCGGTCCGCAGGCGGGCTCGGCGCAGCACCCGGGAGAAGTGGCATGCGGCCACGAGACCGGCGTCCACAGAGTCCAGGCGGGCTGGCAGCTCGTGGCCGGCGCCCGGGTGCCCCCTGATCACGTGCTCGGCTTCCTCGTAGGACAGCTGACGGTCAGAGCAGACCACAGAGGGCGCGAAGCGCAGGCTCTGGAGCTGGTCGCTGCCCTTCTCGAcggtgaggaagagggagatggccAAGCGGTCCTGGCCGGGCAGAAGGCTGAGTGCGTCCCGGCAGAGGCTGGCTGGAAGCATAGGCACAGGTTCCCGGTCAGGGGCGTAGAACGTGGTGCCCCGTCTGCGGGCCTCCAGGTCCAGAGGCCCGTCCCTGGGGATGGCGCTGGCCACGTCGGCGATGTGCACGGCCACCTCGTACCTGGAGCCCAGATCTCGGACGCTGAGGGCATCATCCAGGCAGCAGGCGCCCTGGGGGTCCACAGTGAAGGTCAGGAAGCCGCGGCAGTCCTCTCGGCGGTCGGCGGCCCGGCCGAGCTCCGCCCGGCACTTTTGCAGCGCCTTGCTGACGGAGGCCGGCTCCAGCGAGGGCGTCCTCAGGCCGTGCTCCAGGTCCAGGATGCGGAGGCCCTGCTCCCAGGTGGTGGCCTCGGGCAGCACCTCCAGGATGATGCCCAGGGGATAGTAGAAGCGCTGCCGCCACAAGACGATGCGCACCCAGAAGAGCCGACTGCTGCGGGCCTCGGCGGGGAGCCGCTCATACCCCACGCGCTGCACGCGGCCCTGCTGCACACGGTGCACGGGAACCTGCAGTGGGTCCTTCAGCTCGGCCACAAAGATCTTGGTCACGGAGCCGTCGATGGGGGTCATGAGGCGGGGGTCCCACTCGTCCATGCGGCACACGAACACCAGCTCGCGGCGTTTCCTCTTGAGCACGCCCACCACGCGGCCCTGCAGCCTCCCAGGGGAGCCCTGGTCTCCCCCCAGGACCCTCACCAGCACCTCGTCCCCGCTGAAGGCCATCCCACAGTGCAAGCGGCCCCTGATCTGGATGGGGCCGCAATCTGTGTCATCCAGCGGGATGGCCACCGCCCGCTCAAAGGTCTCCTGCACGAAGGCACAGGGGCGGTGCAGCGCGGGCTCCGTGGCCAGCAGCTTCCTCAGCGTGGCCCGCGGCAGGTTCCTGTACTGCTGGGCCTGGCATGGGGACTGGGGCCTGGCAACGGTGTCCAGCAGCCCGTCTTCCCGGACGGTCACCATCACGTTCCGGGCCTCGTCCAGGAGCTCCTGCAGGATGGAGTCGTCAGCGTTGAGCTCCGTGTCGGAAGGCCAGAAGTCCGACTCAGAGTCCTCGGGGTCCTCGGGTTCCCCGTTTTCCATGGCCATCGGCCCTGCCACCGCCTTCCCGGGGGCCTTGCTCCCCATCGACGAGTTCCCTGCTGACGGCGCGTCCTCCGCCTCCGTGGGCAGCCTGGCGGGCTCCCCCACCGCTGCGCAGGCCCCGGCCACGGGCCCCAGTGCCGCGTCCCCAGCCTCTGTCCTCTGTGCGGCTGCGTCCCCTCCCACTGCCGAGGCCTTGGACAGGGATGTCGTCCCTTCAGCCTTGGCCGCTGGACCCACCCTCTCTGTGGCTGCGTGCTCTGTGGCCAGAGTCCCTGCTGCCCCCTCTTCTGGGACAGTGTCCTGGGCCACGGCTGCCCCAGACCCCTCTGCTTGCAGGGCCCAGTGCTGCCTTCGGACCACGTCCTGCTCGATGTGCTCCAGGGTCAGAGTCTTGGGGCAGATGCTGCAGTGCCTCACACACTCGCGGATGAAGCTCTTCCAGAGCTTGCTGCAGGCCCCGAAGGAGCAGAGGGCCACAGCGTTGCCCACAGCCACCACCTGGGACTGGGCGCGGGTCATGACGGTGTTGAGCACACGGGCGTCGGTGAAGAACCCCAGGGCAGGTGCCCCCGAGCTCAGCAGGCTGTGGTGGTTATGGACGGTGCTCAGCACCACGACGCGGAATTCCCGCCCTGCAAGTGGGCACGATCaggccgggcgggggcggggggggggcgccgcCCACCCGCCCTCACCCCAGCACGGATCACCCACCTGGCAGGATCTCAAAGCTGCCCACAGACACCTGGCCCAGGTCCCTCTTCCTCAGCTCCTGCCTTAGCACGCCCACCTGCAGACACACACGGCCGGAGCAGCAGGCCGGGGTGAGCGCCGGCGTGGGACACCGGCCCCCACCGCCTGGTGCCCCGGCGCCAGGGGCGGGGTTCGAGCCCTCATCACGCCCTGGCAGATTATGTCCTCGGTCCCTCTCtcaggaggggaaactgaggccggggAGGCCCCCCAGACCACGGAGGGACCGGCGCCCTCCTCTGGGCGCCCCGTTGGAAGCGGGGCGGGCAGGCTGTCGCCGCGGCTGGGGCTTACCTGGGCGCCATGGGAAACGGCACAGATGTGCCTCTGCTCCCGGCCGCCCCAGCAGGGGGGCCAGCTGTGGTAGATGTCCTGCACCTTCTCGACCACCTGCACGACCTCCGCCGTGTTCAGCCAGGACGTGCCCGACATGTCTCGCTCAGGGCTGCCCGCCACGTGGCAGAACATGAGCGGGTAGCGCTCAGGGTGGCCAGGCACCTTGCCGCTGGCGTGGATGGGGCTGCCCTTGGCCACGTAGAAGTGCCGCGAGACGAAGCTGAGGATGGCCCCGGTGGAGCGGTAGTTCTCGTGGAAGACGATGCGGCTGCGCCGGGCGACCTCATGCGCCTCCTGCTGGTAGTGGTGGAAGAGGCGGCAGAGCAGGGTGTGCCCGGCGGCCTGGGCGCCCGCCACACTGAAGAGCCTGGGCGTGACCTGCATGTGGTCCCCGGCCAGCACCACGCGGGTGCTGGGCGAGGCGTAGCGCAGCGGGGTGAGCGCCTCGCACTCCAGCATCTGGGCGGCCTCGTCGATGAGGATGTGCGAGAAGAAGCCGGCCGGCACCCGGAGCTCGCGGGCCTGGGAGGTGGTGGCCACCACGATGCGATGCTGCTCCAGCTCGGCCCGCGTCGGGGGGCGGAAGGCCCGGCGGTCCTCTGTCAGGAGGCAGTACTGCAGCGTGGCCGCGTCCGTCTGGCTGGGCGGGCGGTCCGCGTACATCACCCGCAGCGGAGAGGCCTCGGGATGGCCGCTGCTCACGTAGCGGTGGAAGTGCTCCTCGATGTAGATGTCGGCCGCgctgaggtggggagggcacaCGGGGCCTCGGCAGCTGTCCGCTAAAGCACCCCGTGAGCCCAGCCAGCCCGGATGCCAGGGACCCCGCAGAGGCAGACAGACCTGTGTCCCGCCCCCGCAGAGCTTAAGCACcagcagaggacagaggaaggggcggggggcggcggtcAGAGCCGGAGGAGAAGTGGCAGCAGCACAGAGGGCCTGGGTGGTCAGGGAGCGCTCCCTagaggaggaggtgaaggagcTGGCCatgcagagaggcagacaggggAACCATAGGGGCCCCGGCCTGAGGCAGCCAGGGCGGCCAGAGGCTACGGTGACGGCGGGCGGGCAGTGACGGCAGGCGGATGGGCAGTGACAGCGGGAGGGTGGGCAGTGACGGCGGGTGGGCAAGCACCCACATGCACCCAGGTGAGAAGCACCGAGGCCAGCCCCTCACACCCAGGGCCAGCGCATCCTGGGGACATGCCAGAGCCCCTGGGCATCTCTGCAGGGACCTgctccccaggaccccagggatcccGAAGCCCAGCTT is part of the Neomonachus schauinslandi chromosome 10, ASM220157v2, whole genome shotgun sequence genome and harbors:
- the HELZ2 gene encoding helicase with zinc finger domain 2, giving the protein MAVWEAEQLDGLQRRDLLSPTAPREGEHAAPHGQPAAVRLYCRACLVTCHSQEAFENHCSSLEHAQMVALDQAESWEHRSPPMGLSTFELCPQPSLCEYGDVCTKAHSEQELQEWIQRAQTLKLREQAAWQEGLVSYQARLLAEYQRSRSEVLVVAETVDGVSVTCSQPLVHQAHEKKTQHSWIFDIHSEEPLLHVALLKQELGADFSLVAPCLPPGRLYAEGERFRARASPARFRVEVRVQSASFGFFEQWVVFDFGRRPVLLRKLGLQLGQVRCLGLRGVAARDHPEELERWHTGNRLVVPAVERTAEQVALVAKYKVPALALDFSHGGPAPGPISRANYRQRMHQFLYEEEAAQQQLVAKLNFRGPVSLRTTLQTPALGMLFPPAGALYAKVPTPSSLMPDTHEGFLLGRAVSTALVAPVPAPDHRVFEVRLETRAISEQALWLLLPTHCCLALGLQPETSPILEVQFQIDPLTFRFWHQAVDALPEEHLVVPDLPNCGLPVPLPTPPTVHGNHKQKLAVAFIAGSCPRGMQPIAPLLIYGPFGTGKTYTLAMASLEVIRQPHTRVLICTHTNSAADIYIEEHFHRYVSSGHPEASPLRVMYADRPPSQTDAATLQYCLLTEDRRAFRPPTRAELEQHRIVVATTSQARELRVPAGFFSHILIDEAAQMLECEALTPLRYASPSTRVVLAGDHMQVTPRLFSVAGAQAAGHTLLCRLFHHYQQEAHEVARRSRIVFHENYRSTGAILSFVSRHFYVAKGSPIHASGKVPGHPERYPLMFCHVAGSPERDMSGTSWLNTAEVVQVVEKVQDIYHSWPPCWGGREQRHICAVSHGAQVGVLRQELRKRDLGQVSVGSFEILPGREFRVVVLSTVHNHHSLLSSGAPALGFFTDARVLNTVMTRAQSQVVAVGNAVALCSFGACSKLWKSFIRECVRHCSICPKTLTLEHIEQDVVRRQHWALQAEGSGAAVAQDTVPEEGAAGTLATEHAATERVAAQRTEAGDAALGPVAGACAAVGEPARLPTEAEDAPSAGNSSMGSKAPGKAVAGPMAMENGEPEDPEDSESDFWPSDTELNADDSILQELLDEARNVMVTVREDGLLDTVARPQSPCQAQQYRNLPRATLRKLLATEPALHRPCAFVQETFERAVAIPLDDTDCGPIQIRGRLHCGMAFSGDEVLVRVLGGDQGSPGRLQGRVVGVLKRKRRELVFVCRMDEWDPRLMTPIDGSVTKIFVAELKDPLQVPVHRVQQGRVQRVGYERLPAEARSSRLFWVRIVLWRQRFYYPLGIILEVLPEATTWEQGLRILDLEHGLRTPSLEPASVSKALQKCRAELGRAADRREDCRGFLTFTVDPQGACCLDDALSVRDLGSRYEVAVHIADVASAIPRDGPLDLEARRRGTTFYAPDREPVPMLPASLCRDALSLLPGQDRLAISLFLTVEKGSDQLQSLRFAPSVVCSDRQLSYEEAEHVIRGHPGAGHELPARLDSVDAGLVAACHFSRVLRRARLRTDCHYEQPSEDCALGFRAAHVMVKEYMIQFNSLVAELLVSSERTQTVTPLRWQPAPSEHQLGALREKHQELVALSLHLRHHLRGRGPPGTQVHLLGSLWRLLQCAACAGDRDRLADLITTDDMHPSLAPVGLDFRKALGRSVFGRSRHGARQAAGHYALQVDWYTWATSPIRRYLDVVLQRQVLLVLGHGGSSYSARDIDGLCQEFSHQHGRAQSYQRQARSLHLATQLKVQPRSKLGFVVGVEAGARGFRLLFPADPETLPDPCPVHYRSLQLAEHPSDPVRRPGLRLRWRRRIYSVQADRRPSLVPGTLLDPHRRRVEAALWQQLLELVQEGRWPEAAALVREQGAAEPQPLELGCVWRSRCGHFVEVARELGSGDTLQVQLSAVLQRGFLVPSLQLCAVVPGLTLCLEHVDRPGACFLAQMPRAARDRCLDLGEYSRVWGSFCSLESATSAVSEGDSITLQHVSISWDAEQVVQGQLWGSFCLEPSFLGEHGIDLNLGHCYLCIRLEGLPAMPAAGELCPPAGPGQPPLAAPPCGPLLGIDPDTYTWVAHGLMEPWDPKEGWADRQETPRQMHFFIQHMAMEKVPEEVLRPDTRFTIEVLPKQLPDIRKEEAVRRLKCASPLVVSIALGRPIPPACGLPPQRLLEKQTFDLPGGCHTLNASQNRAVRAALQKQFTVIQGPPGTGKTVVGFHIVFWFHKSNEERVKACSAPSEEKPLGGPCILYCGPSNKSVDVLAGLLLSRRAELKPLRVYSEQAEATEFPVPGVGSSGPPKKTPREGRPNQALRSITLHHRIRHPSNPYARDVRELDARLQRGEVFSKDDLSQYKQVLGKARKFELEQHRVILCTCSCAALASLKKLAVRQILIDEAGMATEPETLIPLVIFSKAEKVVLLGDHKQLRPVVKNEQLQNLGLDRSLFERYHMDAYLLDTQYRMHEGICTFPSMEFYKKKLKTWWGLKRPPSVLGHTGKESCSVIFGHVQGREQSLLVSTDEGNENSKANPEEVAEVVRIAKQLTLGRTVDPKDVAILTPYNAQAAEISKSLGREGVTGVTVCSITKSQGSEWRYVLVSTVRTCQESDLDQRPTKSWLKKFLGFVVDPNQVNVAITRAKEGLCFIGDHRLLRCCPLWRRFLDFCEDQQTLVPASQVRVRRRPAVSP